Proteins from a genomic interval of Stenotrophomonas sp. 24(2023):
- a CDS encoding YcgL domain-containing protein codes for MHAYVYKSQRKPDTYVFLARRDDFEALPAPLSASLGALQFVLELTLDDNRRLAQADPVRVRAELAERGYYLQVPPSVKSLMPRHND; via the coding sequence ATGCACGCCTACGTCTATAAAAGCCAACGCAAGCCTGATACCTACGTCTTCCTCGCCCGGCGCGACGACTTCGAGGCGCTGCCCGCGCCGTTGTCGGCGTCGCTGGGGGCGCTGCAGTTCGTGCTGGAGCTGACCCTGGACGACAACCGCCGCCTGGCCCAGGCCGATCCGGTGCGCGTGCGCGCCGAGCTGGCCGAGCGCGGCTATTACCTGCAGGTGCCGCCGTCGGTGAAAAGCCTGATGCCGCGCCACAATGATTGA